One Streptomyces sp. R28 DNA window includes the following coding sequences:
- a CDS encoding GlsB/YeaQ/YmgE family stress response membrane protein, giving the protein MGWLWAIIVGFVLGLIAKLLIPGKQHSPLWLTTIFGILGAVVGNSIARAFGVDSTRGIDWSRHVFQIVAAVIIVYVGDMLYMATLGKRKERA; this is encoded by the coding sequence ATGGGCTGGTTGTGGGCGATCATCGTGGGATTCGTGCTCGGCCTGATCGCGAAGTTGCTCATCCCGGGCAAGCAGCACAGCCCCCTCTGGCTGACCACCATCTTCGGCATCCTCGGTGCCGTCGTCGGCAACTCCATCGCCCGCGCGTTCGGCGTCGATTCGACCCGCGGCATCGACTGGAGCCGGCACGTCTTCCAGATCGTCGCCGCGGTGATCATCGTGTACGTGGGCGACATGCTGTACATGGCGACGCTGGGCAAGCGCAAGGAGCGGGCCTGA
- a CDS encoding DUF3099 domain-containing protein, with the protein MRKLHAGGNTEVFRITGARAGLHDDVRARQRRYIISMSVRTVSVILAATLWNVERHVAIVALVLGGILPYIAVVIANAGRENAPSLPSTFVAAPMRPMITPPRTNDGFAEPVPEDVAGDSAPGAQSKPHDGA; encoded by the coding sequence ATGCGGAAGCTGCACGCGGGCGGCAACACCGAGGTGTTCCGGATCACCGGGGCCCGGGCGGGCCTCCATGACGATGTGCGTGCACGGCAGCGCCGGTACATCATCTCGATGTCGGTCCGTACGGTGTCGGTGATCCTCGCGGCCACACTGTGGAACGTCGAACGGCACGTCGCGATCGTGGCGCTGGTGCTCGGGGGGATCCTGCCGTACATCGCGGTCGTGATCGCCAACGCGGGGCGAGAGAATGCGCCGTCGCTGCCCTCGACGTTCGTGGCCGCGCCGATGCGGCCGATGATCACGCCGCCGCGGACGAATGACGGTTTCGCGGAACCGGTCCCGGAAGATGTCGCGGGGGACTCCGCGCCCGGCGCACAAAGCAAACCGCACGACGGGGCGTGA
- the moaA gene encoding GTP 3',8-cyclase MoaA yields the protein MLIDTYGRVATDLRVSLTDRCNLRCTYCMPEEGLQWLAKPDLLTDDEIVRLIDIAVTSLGIEEVRFTGGEPLLRPGLVGIVERVAALEPRPQMSLTTNGIGLKRTAAALKAAGLDRVNVSLDTLRPDVFKTLTRRDRHKDVIEGLHAARDADLTPVKVNSVLMPGLNDDEAPDLLAWAVEHDYELRFIEQMPLDAQHGWKRDGMITAGDILTSLRTRFELTAEGEDKRGSAPAERWLVDGGPHVVGVIASVTRPFCAACDRTRLTADGQVRTCLFATEETDLRAALRSGAPDEEIARIWRLAMWGKKAGAGLDDPSFVQPDRPMSAIGG from the coding sequence GTGCTCATCGACACCTACGGCCGTGTGGCCACCGACCTGAGGGTTTCGCTGACGGACCGCTGCAACCTGCGGTGCACGTACTGCATGCCCGAGGAGGGCCTGCAGTGGCTGGCCAAGCCCGACCTGCTCACGGACGACGAGATCGTCCGCCTGATCGACATCGCGGTCACCTCCCTCGGTATCGAGGAGGTCCGCTTCACCGGTGGTGAGCCCCTGCTGCGTCCCGGACTGGTCGGGATAGTGGAGCGCGTCGCGGCCCTGGAGCCCCGCCCGCAGATGTCGCTGACGACGAACGGCATCGGCCTCAAGCGCACCGCCGCCGCCCTGAAGGCGGCGGGCCTGGACCGGGTCAACGTCTCCCTGGACACCCTGCGCCCGGACGTCTTCAAGACCCTCACCCGCCGTGACCGGCACAAGGACGTCATCGAGGGCCTGCACGCCGCCCGCGACGCCGACCTGACCCCGGTCAAGGTCAACTCGGTCCTGATGCCGGGCCTGAACGACGACGAGGCCCCGGACCTACTGGCCTGGGCCGTGGAGCACGACTACGAACTGCGGTTCATCGAGCAGATGCCCCTGGACGCCCAGCACGGCTGGAAGCGCGACGGCATGATCACCGCCGGGGACATCCTGACGTCCCTGCGCACCCGCTTCGAGCTGACCGCCGAGGGTGAGGACAAGCGTGGCTCGGCTCCGGCGGAGCGCTGGCTGGTGGACGGCGGCCCGCATGTGGTCGGCGTCATCGCCTCGGTCACCCGCCCGTTCTGCGCGGCCTGCGACCGCACCCGCCTGACGGCCGACGGGCAGGTGCGCACCTGTCTGTTCGCCACGGAGGAGACGGACCTGCGTGCGGCCCTGCGCTCGGGTGCCCCGGACGAGGAGATCGCCCGCATCTGGCGCCTGGCGATGTGGGGCAAGAAGGCGGGCGCGGGCCTGGACGACCCGAGCTTCGTCCAGCCGGACCGTCCGATGTCAGCCATCGGTGGCTGA
- a CDS encoding cation acetate symporter — MSPAMTLAANEASEHRPLIITLFACFVVATLFITVWAGRQTKDAADFYAGGRSFSAFQNGLAVSGDYMSAASFLGIAGAIALFGYDGFLYSIGFLVAWLVALLLVAEPLRNSGRYTMGDVLAYRMRQRPVRTAAGTSTIVVSIFYLLAQMAGAGVLVSLLLGITTDAGKILIVALVGVLMIVYVSIGGMKGTTWVQMVKAVLLIGGTILITFLVLLKFNFNISDLLGQAAENSGKGSAFLEPGLQYGATGTSKLDFISLGIALVLGTAGLPHILIRFYTVPNAKAARKSVNWAIGIIGGFYLMTIALGFGAAALISQDEIIASNPSGNTAAPLLALHLGGVDSTWGAILLATISAVAFATILAVVAGLTLASSSSFAHDIYANVIKKGQATEKEEIRAARLATIGIGAVSILLGALARDLNVAGLVALAFAVAASANLPTILYSLFWKRFTTQGALWSIYGGLIVAVGLVLFSPVVSGDPKAMFPDVDFAWFPLKNPGIISIPFGFLMGWLGTVLSKEEPDAGKYAELEVRSLTGTGAH; from the coding sequence ATGAGCCCCGCGATGACCCTTGCGGCCAACGAGGCCAGCGAGCACCGGCCGCTGATCATCACCCTGTTCGCGTGCTTCGTGGTCGCGACCCTGTTCATCACCGTCTGGGCGGGCCGCCAGACCAAGGACGCCGCCGACTTCTATGCGGGCGGCCGGTCGTTCAGCGCCTTCCAGAACGGCCTCGCCGTCTCCGGCGACTACATGTCCGCGGCGTCCTTCCTCGGCATCGCGGGCGCCATCGCCCTCTTCGGATACGACGGCTTCCTGTACTCCATCGGCTTCCTGGTCGCCTGGCTGGTCGCCCTGCTCCTGGTGGCCGAGCCGCTCAGGAACTCCGGCCGCTACACGATGGGTGACGTGCTCGCGTACCGCATGCGCCAGCGCCCCGTGCGCACGGCGGCCGGTACCTCCACGATCGTCGTGTCGATCTTCTACCTGCTGGCCCAGATGGCGGGCGCGGGCGTCCTGGTCTCCCTGCTGCTCGGCATCACCACCGACGCCGGCAAGATCCTCATCGTCGCCCTGGTCGGCGTCCTGATGATCGTGTACGTCTCCATCGGCGGCATGAAGGGCACGACCTGGGTCCAGATGGTCAAGGCCGTGCTGCTCATCGGCGGCACCATCCTGATCACCTTCCTGGTGCTGCTGAAGTTCAACTTCAACATCTCCGACCTGCTCGGCCAGGCCGCCGAGAACAGCGGCAAGGGTTCCGCCTTCCTGGAGCCGGGCCTCCAGTACGGCGCCACCGGCACCTCGAAGCTGGACTTCATCTCCCTCGGCATCGCCCTGGTCCTCGGCACCGCCGGTCTGCCGCACATCCTGATCCGCTTCTACACGGTGCCCAACGCCAAGGCCGCCCGGAAGTCCGTGAACTGGGCCATCGGCATCATCGGCGGCTTCTACCTGATGACCATCGCCCTCGGCTTCGGCGCCGCCGCGCTCATCTCGCAGGACGAGATCATCGCCTCCAACCCCTCCGGCAACACGGCGGCACCGCTGCTCGCCCTGCACCTGGGCGGCGTCGACTCGACCTGGGGCGCGATCCTGCTCGCCACCATCTCGGCGGTGGCCTTCGCGACGATCCTCGCCGTGGTCGCCGGCCTGACCCTGGCCTCGTCCTCGTCGTTCGCCCACGACATCTACGCGAACGTCATCAAGAAGGGGCAGGCCACCGAGAAGGAGGAGATCCGGGCGGCCCGCCTGGCCACCATCGGCATCGGCGCCGTATCCATCCTCCTCGGCGCCCTCGCCCGCGACCTGAACGTCGCCGGCCTGGTCGCGCTGGCCTTCGCGGTCGCGGCCTCCGCCAACCTGCCGACGATCCTCTACAGCCTGTTCTGGAAGCGGTTCACCACGCAGGGCGCGCTGTGGTCGATCTACGGCGGTCTGATCGTCGCCGTCGGCCTGGTGCTGTTCTCGCCCGTCGTCTCCGGCGACCCCAAGGCGATGTTCCCCGACGTCGACTTCGCCTGGTTCCCGCTGAAGAACCCGGGCATCATCTCCATCCCGTTCGGCTTCCTCATGGGCTGGCTCGGCACGGTCCTGTCCAAGGAAGAGCCCGACGCCGGCAAGTACGCGGAGCTGGAGGTCAGGTCCCTGACCGGCACCGGCGCCCACTGA
- a CDS encoding DUF485 domain-containing protein, which produces MATDAPPPSKETHKLPSTEEFTEVQESAEFGELRRSYRSFAFPLTIAFIAWYLLYVLLSNYAGDFMGTKLFGNINIALVFGIAQFITTFLIAWWYARHASAKLDPKAEAIKTRMEGGA; this is translated from the coding sequence GTGGCCACCGACGCACCGCCCCCCTCGAAAGAGACACACAAACTCCCCTCCACCGAGGAGTTCACCGAGGTGCAGGAGAGCGCGGAGTTCGGTGAACTGCGCCGCTCCTACCGCTCCTTCGCCTTTCCGCTGACCATCGCCTTCATCGCCTGGTACCTGCTGTACGTCCTGCTCTCCAACTACGCGGGCGACTTCATGGGCACCAAGCTGTTCGGCAACATCAACATCGCGCTCGTCTTCGGTATCGCCCAGTTCATCACCACGTTCCTCATCGCCTGGTGGTACGCGCGGCACGCCAGCGCCAAGCTCGACCCCAAGGCTGAGGCCATCAAGACACGTATGGAGGGCGGCGCATGA
- a CDS encoding S8 family serine peptidase — protein sequence MAHLRSRRRLGLAVPLVLSLTASLGFLPTGAAAASPAEPIVRAADASALAYVVNTRPDRRTIEAVKKAVAAADGTVVIAYERIGVIVVHSANPDFAKAIRAVRGVQSAGATRTTPLTAAGATDEGPIQLMTEGQAARTASAAGTAADSEPLEADQWNLRAIGADRAAKINPGSGRVTVAVIDNGVDDTHPDLAPNFSAAQSANCAGGKADTTEGAWRPYTSADAHGTHVAGEIAAPRNGIGIAGVAPGVKVSGIKVSDPVNGLYYPESVVCAFVFAADHGVEITNNSYYVDPWLYNCMDDPDQRAIVDAVNRAQLYAQDKGTLNLASAGNSNHDLDSDAIVDESSPDDSTAVKRTVDPHECFDVPTQLPGVVTVSATGVQNLKSYYSSYGYGVIDIAAPGGDRLYQIPDTPSKNGRILSTVPDGKYGFLQGTSMASPHAAGVAALLKSRYPYATPAQLKALLKVQADNPGCPTSYDQNGDGTQDAVCEGGKRFNGFYGVGIVDALDAVD from the coding sequence ATGGCTCATCTGCGGTCCAGACGCCGACTCGGCCTCGCAGTACCCCTCGTTCTGTCACTGACCGCCTCGCTCGGCTTCCTGCCGACCGGGGCCGCGGCGGCATCACCCGCGGAGCCCATCGTGCGGGCCGCGGACGCGTCCGCGCTGGCGTATGTCGTCAACACCAGGCCTGACCGCCGCACGATCGAGGCAGTGAAGAAGGCGGTCGCCGCGGCCGACGGGACGGTGGTGATCGCGTACGAGCGGATCGGCGTGATCGTCGTCCACTCGGCGAACCCCGACTTCGCCAAGGCGATACGCGCGGTGCGCGGGGTCCAGTCGGCGGGTGCGACGCGTACGACGCCCCTGACCGCCGCCGGGGCGACGGACGAGGGCCCCATCCAGCTCATGACGGAGGGACAGGCCGCAAGGACGGCCAGCGCGGCCGGCACGGCGGCCGACAGCGAGCCCCTCGAGGCCGACCAGTGGAACCTGCGCGCGATCGGCGCCGACCGGGCCGCGAAGATCAACCCGGGCAGCGGCAGGGTGACCGTCGCCGTGATCGACAACGGCGTCGACGACACCCACCCCGACCTCGCGCCGAACTTCTCCGCCGCCCAGTCGGCGAACTGCGCCGGCGGCAAGGCGGACACCACCGAGGGCGCCTGGCGGCCGTACACGAGCGCCGACGCCCACGGCACACATGTGGCGGGCGAGATAGCCGCACCCCGCAACGGCATCGGCATCGCCGGCGTCGCCCCCGGCGTCAAGGTCTCCGGGATCAAGGTGAGCGATCCGGTCAACGGTCTCTACTACCCCGAGAGCGTCGTGTGCGCCTTCGTGTTCGCCGCCGACCACGGCGTCGAGATCACGAACAACAGCTACTACGTCGACCCATGGTTGTACAACTGCATGGACGACCCCGACCAGCGGGCGATCGTCGACGCGGTCAACAGGGCCCAGCTGTACGCCCAGGACAAGGGCACCCTCAACCTCGCGTCGGCCGGCAACTCCAACCACGACCTGGACTCCGACGCGATCGTCGACGAGAGCAGCCCCGACGACTCCACCGCGGTCAAGCGCACGGTCGACCCGCACGAGTGCTTCGACGTACCGACGCAGCTGCCGGGCGTCGTCACGGTCAGCGCCACGGGCGTACAGAACCTCAAGTCGTACTACTCCTCGTACGGTTACGGCGTCATCGACATCGCGGCGCCGGGCGGCGACCGGCTCTACCAGATCCCGGACACCCCGTCGAAGAACGGCCGCATCCTGTCCACCGTCCCGGACGGCAAGTACGGCTTCCTGCAGGGCACGTCGATGGCCTCCCCGCACGCCGCGGGCGTCGCCGCGCTGCTGAAGTCCCGGTACCCGTACGCGACTCCGGCCCAGCTGAAGGCGTTGCTGAAGGTCCAGGCGGACAACCCGGGTTGCCCAACGTCCTACGACCAGAACGGCGACGGCACCCAGGACGCGGTGTGCGAGGGCGGCAAGCGGTTCAACGGGTTCTACGGGGTCGGCATCGTCGACGCGCTGGACGCGGTTGACTGA
- a CDS encoding CoA transferase — translation MTGIEYAWSAVGGDPALLPRVSTVLREGALPARLPVRELARACVGACALAAAELGARRAGLAEVPEVRLDDGAIATAFVSERHLLVDGRAPVAFAPLSRFWRTADGWVRTHANYPHHRARLLAALGITQEDPDTLGAALAERSSREVEESVYAAGGLAVALRTPEEWAVHEQAAAVARRPLVEHERLNTARACALPPLDGAPLLPAAGVRVLDLTRVIAGPVATRTLALLGADVLRVDPPHLPELADQHADTGVGKRSATLDLVADRRIFEDLLAAADVVVTGYRPGALDRFGLSAQELAERRPGLIVAQLSAWGAYGPWGGRRGFDSLVQTATGIAAIEGSAERPGALPAQALDHGTGYLLAAAVLRALTERAEQGYGRCVRLALARTAAWLTNQIEPGPAGNVAYDGPDAWLTERDGALGRLRYARSPVSFAGGPDDWSRPPGVWGADPARWV, via the coding sequence ATGACTGGAATCGAGTACGCCTGGTCCGCGGTGGGCGGCGACCCCGCCCTCCTCCCACGGGTGTCGACCGTGCTGCGGGAGGGCGCGCTCCCTGCGCGCCTCCCCGTACGGGAGTTGGCGCGCGCCTGCGTCGGTGCGTGCGCGTTGGCCGCGGCCGAGCTGGGGGCGCGGCGGGCCGGGCTCGCCGAGGTGCCCGAGGTACGGCTGGACGACGGCGCGATCGCCACGGCGTTCGTGAGCGAGCGGCATCTGCTGGTCGACGGGCGCGCGCCGGTCGCCTTCGCGCCGCTGTCGCGGTTCTGGCGGACGGCGGACGGTTGGGTGCGCACGCATGCCAACTATCCGCATCACCGGGCCCGGCTGCTGGCCGCGCTGGGGATCACGCAGGAGGACCCGGACACCCTGGGGGCGGCGCTCGCCGAGCGGTCCTCGCGCGAGGTGGAGGAGTCCGTGTACGCGGCCGGCGGGCTGGCCGTGGCGCTGCGTACGCCCGAGGAGTGGGCGGTGCACGAGCAGGCGGCCGCGGTGGCCCGACGCCCGCTCGTCGAGCACGAACGGCTGAACACGGCACGCGCGTGTGCGCTCCCGCCGCTCGACGGTGCACCCCTGCTGCCCGCCGCCGGAGTGCGCGTACTGGATCTGACGCGGGTCATCGCGGGCCCCGTCGCCACGCGCACGCTCGCGCTGCTCGGCGCGGACGTCCTGCGCGTGGACCCGCCGCACCTGCCCGAACTGGCTGACCAGCACGCCGACACGGGCGTCGGGAAGCGCTCGGCGACGCTGGACCTGGTGGCCGACCGGCGCATCTTCGAGGACCTGCTCGCGGCCGCGGACGTCGTGGTCACCGGGTACCGTCCGGGCGCCCTGGACCGCTTCGGACTGTCGGCTCAGGAACTGGCCGAACGACGGCCCGGGCTGATCGTGGCGCAGTTGTCGGCATGGGGGGCGTACGGGCCGTGGGGCGGGCGGCGCGGGTTCGACAGCCTCGTGCAGACCGCCACCGGGATCGCCGCGATCGAGGGATCGGCCGAGCGGCCCGGCGCGCTGCCCGCGCAGGCCCTCGACCACGGGACGGGGTATCTGCTGGCGGCGGCCGTCCTGCGGGCGTTGACCGAGCGGGCCGAGCAGGGGTACGGCCGGTGTGTACGGCTGGCACTGGCGCGCACGGCGGCATGGCTGACGAACCAGATCGAGCCGGGCCCGGCGGGGAACGTGGCGTACGACGGGCCCGATGCCTGGCTCACCGAGAGGGACGGCGCGCTGGGGCGGCTGCGGTACGCCCGGTCGCCGGTGTCGTTCGCGGGCGGTCCGGACGACTGGAGTCGGCCGCCGGGGGTTTGGGGTGCGGATCCGGCGCGGTGGGTCTGA
- a CDS encoding CopD family protein, producing MTLTRPSHGVSDGSAPGPRPGVGRAVAVLVLVALAASIPLLGPSAALDGTGEAAAPGAGGIALLRAVLFAALCVPVGELLVNRLARHVPGAPPHPPRSWAPYAAGAGFVAALGLASVVSTGNLVPHSPSDLDVGGLYTSRDGKLALLEVNAFAAAGLCALSRRPATQVWPLAAVVVAEALRAHPTTEHSPLLGSGLTLVHLACAALWAGGLLHALRALRGWGGAQAGAALLGLYARVAAVLLAAITATGLWSSLRRMPSDTVLDQLTETAYGRALLAKVILVAAVAALALWARIRLRRAADPLTACAPARAEVVALGVVVALSGLLTALPVPIRW from the coding sequence GTGACGTTGACGAGACCTTCCCATGGCGTGTCCGACGGGAGTGCGCCCGGACCGCGCCCCGGCGTGGGCCGAGCCGTCGCCGTTCTCGTCCTGGTGGCGCTGGCGGCGTCGATCCCGCTGCTCGGCCCGTCGGCCGCGCTGGACGGTACCGGGGAGGCCGCCGCGCCCGGCGCCGGTGGGATCGCGCTGCTGCGTGCGGTGCTGTTCGCGGCGCTGTGCGTCCCGGTGGGCGAGCTGCTCGTGAACCGGCTGGCCCGGCATGTGCCCGGCGCTCCCCCGCACCCGCCCCGCAGTTGGGCGCCGTACGCGGCCGGCGCCGGTTTCGTCGCCGCCCTCGGTCTCGCCTCGGTGGTGTCCACGGGCAACCTCGTGCCGCACAGCCCTTCCGACCTCGACGTCGGCGGCCTCTACACGTCGCGCGACGGCAAGCTCGCGCTGCTGGAGGTCAACGCCTTCGCCGCGGCCGGGCTGTGCGCCCTCTCACGCCGGCCCGCCACCCAGGTCTGGCCACTGGCCGCGGTCGTGGTCGCCGAGGCGCTGCGTGCCCACCCCACGACCGAGCACAGCCCGCTGCTCGGCTCCGGTCTGACGCTGGTGCACCTGGCCTGCGCGGCGCTCTGGGCCGGCGGACTGCTGCACGCGCTGCGGGCCCTGCGCGGATGGGGCGGCGCTCAGGCGGGCGCGGCCCTGCTGGGGCTCTACGCGCGCGTGGCGGCCGTACTGCTCGCCGCCATCACGGCGACGGGGCTGTGGAGCTCGCTGCGCCGGATGCCGTCGGACACCGTCCTGGACCAGCTGACCGAGACGGCCTACGGGCGTGCCCTGCTGGCCAAGGTGATCCTGGTGGCGGCCGTGGCCGCGCTCGCCCTGTGGGCACGGATCAGGCTGCGCCGGGCGGCCGACCCGCTGACGGCCTGCGCTCCCGCGCGGGCGGAGGTCGTCGCCCTGGGTGTGGTGGTGGCCCTGTCGGGACTGCTGACGGCGCTGCCGGTGCCGATCCGCTGGTGA
- a CDS encoding zinc-dependent alcohol dehydrogenase family protein, producing MRATTIHAPFDMRVEDVPDPVVRQPTDAVVRVLRACICGSDLWAYRGESARQPGQRIGHEFLGVVEETGSEVSGVQRGDLVVAPFMWSDGVCDYCREGLNTSCEHGGFWGTVGSDGGQGEAVRVPYADGTLVRLPKDAASDDHLLSALLTLSDVMGTGHHAALGAGARPGATVAVVGDGAVGLCAVLAAKRLGAERIIALGRHQARTDIARRFGATEVVAERGDAAMEAVRELTRGQGAHAVVEAVGTEQSMRTAVDITRDGGAIGFVGVPHGSGTGLDLGVLFDRNIALRGGVAPVRAYIPHLLPDVLDGTIDPSPVFDLTVGLEDVPAGYKAMDERTALKVQVTN from the coding sequence ATGCGCGCCACCACCATCCACGCCCCCTTCGACATGCGCGTGGAGGACGTGCCCGATCCCGTGGTGCGCCAGCCCACCGACGCCGTGGTGCGGGTGCTGCGTGCCTGCATCTGCGGCAGCGACCTGTGGGCGTACCGGGGGGAGTCGGCACGGCAGCCCGGCCAGCGCATCGGCCACGAGTTCCTCGGAGTCGTCGAGGAGACCGGCTCCGAGGTGAGCGGCGTCCAGCGGGGCGACCTCGTCGTCGCGCCCTTCATGTGGTCCGACGGCGTCTGCGACTACTGCCGCGAGGGCCTCAACACCTCCTGCGAGCACGGCGGCTTCTGGGGCACCGTCGGCTCCGACGGCGGCCAGGGCGAGGCCGTGCGCGTCCCCTACGCCGACGGCACCCTCGTCCGGCTCCCCAAGGACGCGGCCTCCGACGACCACCTGCTCTCCGCCCTGCTGACCCTGTCCGACGTCATGGGCACCGGCCACCACGCCGCTCTCGGCGCCGGAGCCCGCCCAGGCGCCACGGTCGCCGTGGTGGGTGACGGCGCCGTAGGACTGTGCGCGGTGCTCGCCGCCAAGCGGCTCGGTGCCGAGCGGATCATCGCGCTGGGCCGGCACCAGGCCCGTACGGACATCGCGCGCCGCTTCGGCGCCACCGAGGTCGTCGCCGAGCGCGGGGACGCGGCCATGGAGGCGGTACGCGAACTGACCCGCGGTCAGGGCGCGCACGCCGTCGTCGAGGCCGTCGGTACCGAACAGTCCATGCGTACGGCGGTCGACATCACCCGGGACGGCGGTGCCATCGGCTTCGTCGGTGTGCCGCACGGCAGCGGCACCGGGCTCGACCTCGGCGTCCTGTTCGACCGCAATATCGCGCTCCGCGGCGGCGTCGCGCCGGTCCGCGCCTACATCCCGCACCTGCTGCCCGACGTCCTGGACGGCACGATCGACCCGTCGCCCGTCTTCGACCTGACGGTCGGGCTGGAGGACGTCCCCGCCGGCTACAAGGCGATGGACGAGCGCACGGCGCTCAAGGTGCAGGTCACCAACTGA
- a CDS encoding VIT family protein — protein MTEPMHDEAHGGALGERLNWLRAAVLGANDGIVSTAGLVVGVAGATDDRSALLTAGLAGLLAGSMSMAAGEYVSVSTQRDSEKAALALEKRELREQPEAELEELAELLRRRGLSRDVAMEAAVQLTERDALKAHARVELGIDPDALTNPWHAAWASFLAFTAGALLPLLAMVLPPADLRLAVTVASVLAALALTGWSSARLGAAAPPRAVLRTVAGGALAMGVTYAAGALLGASGV, from the coding sequence GTGACCGAACCCATGCATGACGAGGCCCACGGCGGCGCGCTGGGCGAGCGGCTGAACTGGCTGCGGGCGGCCGTCCTCGGCGCGAACGACGGCATCGTGTCGACCGCGGGACTCGTCGTCGGCGTGGCCGGAGCGACCGACGACCGCTCCGCCCTGCTCACGGCCGGGCTGGCCGGACTGCTCGCCGGGTCGATGTCGATGGCGGCGGGGGAGTACGTCTCGGTGTCGACCCAGCGCGACTCGGAGAAGGCCGCGTTGGCCCTGGAGAAGCGGGAGTTGCGGGAGCAGCCGGAGGCGGAGCTGGAGGAGCTGGCGGAACTGCTCCGGCGGCGCGGGCTCTCCCGGGACGTGGCCATGGAGGCGGCCGTCCAACTGACGGAACGGGACGCACTGAAGGCACACGCGCGCGTGGAGCTCGGTATCGACCCGGACGCGCTGACCAACCCGTGGCACGCGGCGTGGGCGAGCTTCCTGGCGTTCACGGCCGGGGCGCTGCTGCCGCTGCTCGCGATGGTGCTGCCACCGGCGGACCTGCGCCTGGCGGTCACCGTCGCCTCGGTACTGGCCGCCCTCGCCCTGACCGGCTGGAGTAGCGCCCGCCTGGGCGCCGCCGCCCCGCCCCGCGCGGTACTGCGCACCGTGGCGGGCGGCGCGCTGGCCATGGGGGTCACCTACGCGGCCGGGGCGCTGCTGGGGGCGTCGGGGGTGTAG
- a CDS encoding DEDDh family exonuclease, giving the protein MLEDLTTAAPSPTAWPAAYPQGYAVVDVETTGLARDDRIISAAVYRLDARGEVEDHWYTLVNPERDPGPVWIHGLTSEMLDTAPLFQDIAEEFSTRLDGRVLVAHNAVFDWQMIAREYARAEREAPVRQRLCTIALSKELALPLPNHKLESLAAHFGVVQQRAHHALDDARVLAEAFRPSLRAAAAGSVRLPLQECRPLVEWRDTATPRIGQQAGGSSSYGGSSSYRPTSWRPSRKRPACPYPNPGRYEEGKRLKQGMRVAFSGDTSIERDLLEDRAIEAGLHVSTSLSRLTSLLVTNDPDASTSKVVKARQYGTPVIDEAAFGQLLRDVEPASEQ; this is encoded by the coding sequence ATGCTCGAAGACCTCACGACCGCGGCGCCCTCCCCCACAGCGTGGCCGGCCGCGTATCCCCAGGGATACGCGGTCGTTGACGTGGAGACCACGGGCCTGGCCCGGGACGACCGGATAATCTCCGCGGCCGTCTACCGCCTGGACGCGCGCGGCGAGGTCGAGGACCACTGGTACACGCTGGTCAACCCGGAGCGGGACCCGGGCCCGGTCTGGATCCACGGTCTGACGAGCGAGATGCTCGATACGGCGCCTCTTTTCCAGGACATCGCCGAGGAGTTCTCGACCCGGCTCGACGGCCGGGTGCTCGTCGCGCACAACGCCGTCTTCGACTGGCAGATGATCGCGCGGGAGTACGCGCGCGCGGAGCGCGAGGCCCCGGTCCGGCAGCGGCTGTGCACCATCGCGCTGTCCAAGGAGCTGGCCCTGCCGCTGCCCAACCACAAGCTGGAGTCGCTCGCCGCGCACTTCGGCGTCGTACAGCAGCGCGCGCACCACGCGCTGGACGACGCGCGTGTGCTGGCGGAGGCGTTCCGGCCGAGCCTGCGGGCCGCGGCTGCGGGCAGCGTGCGGCTGCCGCTGCAGGAGTGCCGGCCGCTGGTCGAGTGGCGGGACACCGCCACGCCCCGGATCGGACAGCAGGCGGGCGGCTCCAGCAGCTACGGCGGTTCCAGCAGCTATCGGCCGACCAGTTGGCGGCCGTCCCGCAAGAGGCCTGCCTGCCCCTACCCCAACCCGGGGCGCTACGAAGAGGGCAAACGACTCAAACAAGGCATGCGGGTCGCCTTCTCCGGTGACACGTCGATCGAGCGCGACCTTTTGGAGGACCGCGCGATCGAGGCCGGGCTGCATGTGTCGACGAGCCTGTCGCGGCTGACCAGCCTGCTCGTCACCAACGACCCGGACGCGAGCACGTCGAAGGTGGTCAAGGCCCGCCAGTACGGGACGCCGGTGATCGACGAGGCGGCGTTCGGGCAACTCCTGCGGGACGTGGAACCGGCGTCGGAGCAGTGA